Below is a window of Paremcibacter congregatus DNA.
CGCCGTGAAGGCCGAAAAGGTTGGCGGCAAGATCATGGCGAAGCTGATTTCCAGCGGAGACGAAGATATTTCCATAGCCGTTGATAGCGCGAAAGCAGCAATCCTGTCCGATGCGGAACTTGCGGCCCATATCGCCTGTGGCGCCCGTCTGCGCCGGTACCGCTTTGATAAATATTTCACCAAACAACCGGAAAGCAAAAAGCCATCCGTGATCGCAGTTTCCGTCATGACCAGTGCGGCGACGGCGGCTGACAAACTGTTTGATGATCTTGATCGTGTTGCCGATGGTGTTGAATTTGCCCGTGATCTGGTGACAGAACCCGGCAATGTGGTTTATCCGGAAAGCTATGCCGAAAAGATCAAGGAACTGTCCGAGCTCGGCATTGATGTCGAAGTCCTCTGTGAAGAGGAAATGGAAGAACTTGGCATGGGCGCGCTTCTCGGCGTAGGTCAGGGCAGTGCCTGTGAATCTCATCTGGTGATCATGCACTGGAACGGATCAGACAAGGAAGATGAAGCGCCAGTGGCCTTTATCGGCAAAGGCGTGACCTTCGATACCGGGGGCATTTCCCTGAAGCCCGGCGCGGGCATGGAAGACATGAAATTTGATATGGGTGGTTCTGCCGCCGTTGTTGGCGCCATGACGGCGCTTGCCGGGCGTAATGCCAAGGTCAACGCCATTGGCGTGGTTGGTCTCGTGGAAAATATGCCTTCCAGTACAGCGCAACGTCCCGGTGATGTGGTGGTCAGTATGTCCGGTCAAACCATTGAAGTGATCAATACTGACGCTGAAGGCCGCCTGGTGCTGGCCGATGCGCTTTGGTATACGCAGGATCGGTTCAAGCCAAAATGCATGATTGATCTCGCTACGCTGACCGGCGCCATGATGGTGGCTCTGGGACAGGAATATGCCGGAATTTTCTCTAACAATGATGAGCTCTGTGACCATCTGGTCAATGCGGGACAAACAGTTGATGAGCCGGTATGGCGTATGCCGCTGAACAAGGCGTATGACAAACTGGTGGATTCCAAGATTGCCGATATGCGCAATATTGGCGGCAAATATGCGGGCAGCATTACCGCAGCCCAGTTCCTGCAGCGGTTTGTCAATGATGTGCCATGGGTGCATATCGATATCGCCGGCATGGCCTGGAAAACAGAAGCTTCCGATGTTGCCGACAGTGGTGCAACCGGTTATGGCGTTCGTCTTCTGGACCGTTTTGTGCACGATAATTACGAAGACTAATATGACCGATATCAGCTTTTATCATCTGCTGCATCAGCCTTTGACCAGTGCGTTGCCAAAACTGCTGGACAAGGTTCATGGGGCGGGGATGAAAGCGGTTATCAGGGTGGGCTCGGAAGAGCGCATGATGGAACTGGATGAGGTTCTCTGGACTTTTAAACCTGACAGCTTCCTGCCCCATGGGGATATGAAGTGTAAGTATCCCGATCAGCAGGTAATTTATCTGACCACGGAGGAAGAAAATCCTGCGGGGGCGTCGGTATTGGTTCTAGTGGACAGTATGGAAAGCACTCTGATCGCGGACTATGACCGTTGTCTTGAAATGTTTGATGGCCGAAATGACGAAGCAACGGCCGCAGCGCGGGGGCGCTGGAAAACTTATAAAGAGGCAGGACATACCCTGACCTATTGGCAGCAGACCGAGCAGGGCGGCTGGAGCAAAAAGGCTTGAGAGCAGTTCCTGACCATATTCTCTTCTCTTAATCACTGGATTGACAATTCTGTTATTTCCCCTCATATTTTCCGTAATCAGCGCCTCTGAATAATTTCAAAAGAAAACATGGATCTTCAAATCATACGGGGCGTACTAGATGGGGAGAATATCATGAGACGAACGTTTCTGGTTATTGCGTGCATTACCGCACTCACTAACACTACCTTAGTGAAAGCGAAGGAATTGCATCCATCCGGTCTGCCGGACTTCACGCCGGATCGCGCGGCGGCATTAACGAAAATGTTCACTGACTTTGTTGCCACCAAGGGCATCAATACGGCGGGTGTTGTGGTGATCAAAGGGGGTAAAGTTGCCTGGACCGGGACCTTCGGCAGTCAGGCTCCGGGGGTGCCGGCCTCGGAAAATACTCAGTTTAATGCGGCCTCGCTGACCAAAACCGTGACCACGGAAACCATTCTGCGTCTGGTCGATCAGGGAAAACTTGATCTGGATGAAAGTATGGCGCCCTATTGGGTGGACCCGGATCTGGCGGATGATCCGCGCCATAAGGACCTGACGCCGCGCATGGCGCTCAGCCATACCACGGGCTTCCTGAACTGGCGGTTTTTAGCCAAAGACTACAAGTTGCATTTTCAAAATGATCCCGGCGCGAAATACGGCTATTCCGGGGAAGGGATGAAATATGTGGCAGCCTACGCCGAAAGGAAACTGGGGCGCGGGTTCGAGAGTCTGGTGAAAGAACATCTGTTCACGCCACTGAAGATTAACGGGGCGTCGATCAGTGTACGTGAGGCGAATTTCCCGAACATTGCCCGACGGCTGGACGAGGACGGCGCATTTTGGGGGCCATATTGTTTCCCGCAAAAACGCTGGTGCAGTCAGGAAGGTGACTATTCCGCCGCCGGAAATCTGGTGATAACTGTCAATGATTTCGCCAAATTCATGATCTCGGTGATGAAGGAGGAGGGATATAGCGCCAAGATCGCCGCCGACCGCAATCACGTGCAAGCGGATAAAGGGGATGAAACCAAGGTGATTTGCGGTATCGTGCCGGACGGCCATTGCCCCAAGACGCAAGGCTATGGGCTTGGCTGGGAAGTGTTTGATTACGGCGATACACAATTGTTGAGCCACGGGGGGAGCGACTGGGCGGAACTGACGACGGCTTATTTTTATACAGGAACGCAGGATGGACTGGTCATCTTCCTTAATGCGCCGAATTATCGCGCGTTGCAGGTCATGCCAGAATTAATCGAGTTGATCGACCCGATTTCTCCGTTAGTGGCTCACTATAAAAATCTGCGCCTCCGGTCAAACAGCAGACAATAAGGCGCGGCCTGATCAGACGCCTCTATTGTTATTTTTAAGAAGGCCAGAATCTACTTTGATATCAGTATAGTACCGTGAACAAGTCATCTCGGCTGTGACATGAGAATGGACCCTTGCCTGCGCAAGGGTGACAAGGATAAGGGGAAGATAAATTAATACACTAGTTTTTCCTGTGTCATTTCCATGAAGATGGAAATCTAGTCAATCGTCTAACATGTTTCTGGATTACCCGATCAAGTCGGGTAAAGACGGGGAAGAGAAGTTTGCTATGTGCAAAACGACCATGTAGGCATGTAAAGCTTTTGCGTATAGTATGTGTCAGTCTAATAAAATTAATCTTGTGTATTAGTCGTCATTTGTGAACGAAATAAATAAGAAGGGGAACTAATGTGGGCGAGCTTTTTAGAGGAATATTTAGAGAAATATATAGCGCCGCTTTGTGGGTCGATAGCCACAATGGTTTTGTCATTGTGGTTCTTACTTTTTTAATGGTTTCATTTAATATAATTTTATTATGGGAAAATAGAAAATTACGCAAATTGGGGAGTGAGCCTCATATAGTGGCTTACGTTCGGCCTGGGAAACATATCAATATTCTAAATCTCTATATTTCGAATATAGGATTGGGACCAGCATTTAATGTAAAATTTTATATCCCAGATGCTGATGCAATTATAGAAAAATATAGAGTAAGGCTTCCAGGAAAAAATTCTATTCGTGAAATTCAAACATTACCGCAGGGAGGTGAAATTAAAGCCTATTTTGGAAATTTTTTTGAGTTTGAGAAAGAAAATCCATTAGAGAAAATTTTGTTAACTATTCACTATGATGATGTTTTTGGAAGAAAAAGGGAATCCAAAAGTAATATTGATGTTTCCAGCCTCTCTGGCTACACTAGAGTCGGTCATCCTGATTCAGAAGAAATATCTAAAAGCTTAAAAGAGATATCCAAAACTTTGAAAAATTTTAAAATCAAAAATGATATCTTGTTGATAGAAACATCGTCACGTGAGAAGCTTGCTGATGAGCTAAATGAAGACTACAAAGAAATAAGAGACTTCATAGATAAGCGTCCCTAATTTTTTACGCTGACATCTCTTCGATCGCTTCCTGCATTTCCAGCCACTCGACTTCGAATTCTTCCAGATCAAGTGTCATATCCAGTTTCTCGGCGGTGAATTTCTTTAACGCCGCTGCCGCCTTGACATCACCGTGGACATAAAGTTTGGGGTTTTTCAGGGCGCGGTCGTATTTGGCCACGTCGGCCTGTAATCGCTTGATCTTCTTTTCAAGCTTTTCCGCCTTTTTCTTCAGGGTCGTGAGTTGTGGGTCTTCGCTGCGGACTTTCTGCCCACCTGGATTTTCCTTGCTCTTCTTTTTCGACGTGCTGCGCGATTGCAGGGTGAGCTTTTTATAATCTTCCATATCGCCGTCATAAGAGGTCACCGTACCCTCATTGACCAGCCACAGGCGGTCGGCGCAGGCCTCGATCAGATGGCGGTCATGGCTGATCATGATTACCGCGCCTTCATACCCGTTGATGGCGTGTATCAGCGCCTCGCGGCTTTCGACGTCCAGATGGTTGGTGGGCTCATCAAGAATCAGGATATGCGGCGCATTGAGGCTCATCAGGGCGAACAACAGACGCGCCTTCTCGCCGCCGGACAGGTCTTCGACCCGGGTCATCGCTTTGTCAACGCCAAAGCTGAACGCGCCGAGTTTCGCCCGGACCTTGCTTTCCGGTACATTGATCATCCGTTCTTTCAGGTGGCTGAGCGGGGTGCCCTCCGGATTGAGCTCGTCCAGCTGATGCTGGGCGAAATAGCCGACTTCCAGCTTGCCGGATTTTTTCAGTTCGCCATTCATGATGTCGAGCCTGCCGGAAATCAGTTTGGCGAAGGTGGACTTGCCGTTGCCGTTCTGCCCAAGCAGGGCGATGCGGTCATCCATATCGAGTCGCAGGTTAAGGCGGCGCAAAATCGGATTGCCGGCGCTATAGCCGACCTCGCCATTATCAAGGGTGAATAAAGGCGGGGCGAGGGGCTTCGGATTGGGAAACTCGAACGAGAAGGTCCGGTCCTCGATAATACTGTCGAGGGGGCCCATTTTTTCCAGCATTTTGACCCGGCTCTGGGCCTGTTTGGCTTTGGAGGCCTTGGCCTTGAAGCGGTCGATGAAGCTTTGCAGATGTTTCTGGGCGGCTTCCTGTTTGACGATCCCGGCGCGCCGGTGAGCGAGTTGTTCCCGGCGCAATTTCTCGAAATTGTCATAATTGCCGGTATAGAGCTTCAACTGCTGCTGTTCAAGATGCAGAATCGCGGTGACGGAGCTGTTGAGCAGGTCGCGG
It encodes the following:
- a CDS encoding leucyl aminopeptidase is translated as MNIKFCKKALPTADAHVVFTYADRKLTESAKKIDKETDGLVKRAIKVGHFEGKLGQIVELVAPVNLDINRILVVGLGAEAELDAVKAEKVGGKIMAKLISSGDEDISIAVDSAKAAILSDAELAAHIACGARLRRYRFDKYFTKQPESKKPSVIAVSVMTSAATAADKLFDDLDRVADGVEFARDLVTEPGNVVYPESYAEKIKELSELGIDVEVLCEEEMEELGMGALLGVGQGSACESHLVIMHWNGSDKEDEAPVAFIGKGVTFDTGGISLKPGAGMEDMKFDMGGSAAVVGAMTALAGRNAKVNAIGVVGLVENMPSSTAQRPGDVVVSMSGQTIEVINTDAEGRLVLADALWYTQDRFKPKCMIDLATLTGAMMVALGQEYAGIFSNNDELCDHLVNAGQTVDEPVWRMPLNKAYDKLVDSKIADMRNIGGKYAGSITAAQFLQRFVNDVPWVHIDIAGMAWKTEASDVADSGATGYGVRLLDRFVHDNYED
- a CDS encoding DNA polymerase III subunit chi, which produces MTDISFYHLLHQPLTSALPKLLDKVHGAGMKAVIRVGSEERMMELDEVLWTFKPDSFLPHGDMKCKYPDQQVIYLTTEEENPAGASVLVLVDSMESTLIADYDRCLEMFDGRNDEATAAARGRWKTYKEAGHTLTYWQQTEQGGWSKKA
- a CDS encoding serine hydrolase domain-containing protein; protein product: MRRTFLVIACITALTNTTLVKAKELHPSGLPDFTPDRAAALTKMFTDFVATKGINTAGVVVIKGGKVAWTGTFGSQAPGVPASENTQFNAASLTKTVTTETILRLVDQGKLDLDESMAPYWVDPDLADDPRHKDLTPRMALSHTTGFLNWRFLAKDYKLHFQNDPGAKYGYSGEGMKYVAAYAERKLGRGFESLVKEHLFTPLKINGASISVREANFPNIARRLDEDGAFWGPYCFPQKRWCSQEGDYSAAGNLVITVNDFAKFMISVMKEEGYSAKIAADRNHVQADKGDETKVICGIVPDGHCPKTQGYGLGWEVFDYGDTQLLSHGGSDWAELTTAYFYTGTQDGLVIFLNAPNYRALQVMPELIELIDPISPLVAHYKNLRLRSNSRQ
- a CDS encoding ABC-F family ATP-binding cassette domain-containing protein, whose translation is MLQIQDLTYRIAGKTLLDNASARVPAGHKVGIVGKNGAGKSTLLKLITEELHADDGTIQIHRLAKLGQVAQEAPGGATSLLDTVLEADLELKRLEQAAKTETDPTKIAEIHLRLADIDAHTAEARAASILSGLGFDGEAQRRPCSSFSGGWRMRVALACTLFTRPDLLLLDEPTNYLDLEGVMWLENFIKNYPFTVIIVSHDRDLLNSSVTAILHLEQQQLKLYTGNYDNFEKLRREQLAHRRAGIVKQEAAQKHLQSFIDRFKAKASKAKQAQSRVKMLEKMGPLDSIIEDRTFSFEFPNPKPLAPPLFTLDNGEVGYSAGNPILRRLNLRLDMDDRIALLGQNGNGKSTFAKLISGRLDIMNGELKKSGKLEVGYFAQHQLDELNPEGTPLSHLKERMINVPESKVRAKLGAFSFGVDKAMTRVEDLSGGEKARLLFALMSLNAPHILILDEPTNHLDVESREALIHAINGYEGAVIMISHDRHLIEACADRLWLVNEGTVTSYDGDMEDYKKLTLQSRSTSKKKSKENPGGQKVRSEDPQLTTLKKKAEKLEKKIKRLQADVAKYDRALKNPKLYVHGDVKAAAALKKFTAEKLDMTLDLEEFEVEWLEMQEAIEEMSA